From Leopardus geoffroyi isolate Oge1 chromosome B4, O.geoffroyi_Oge1_pat1.0, whole genome shotgun sequence, a single genomic window includes:
- the LOC123591604 gene encoding olfactory receptor 9K2-like, producing the protein MGDRGTDNHSEVTDFILVGFRVRSELRILLFLIFLLVYAMILLGNVGMMTIIMTDPRLNTPMYLFLGNLSFIDLFYSSVIAPKAMINFWSESKSISFAGCVTQLFLFALFIVAEGFLLAAMAYDRFIAICNPLLYSAQMSTRLCIQLVAGSYICGCISSVLQTSMVFTLSFCGSRSIDHFYCDTRPLERISCSDFFIYRMISFFLSSIIILPTIIVIIISYLYIVSTVLKIRSSEGRKKAFSTCSSHLGVVSVLYGAVFFMYLTPDRFPELSKVASLCYTLVTPC; encoded by the coding sequence ATGGGTGACAGGGGAACAGACAATCACTCGGAAGTGACTGACTTCATCCTTGTAGGCTTCAGGGTCCGCTCTGAGCTCCGCATTCTCCTCTTCCTGATCTTTCTGCTTGTGTATGCCATGATCCTCCTAGGGAATGTTGGGATGATGACCATTATTATGACTGATCCCCGGCTGAACACACCGATGTATCTCTTCCTAGGCAACCTGTccttcattgatctcttctattcaTCTGTTATTGCACCCAAGGCCATGATCAACTTCTGGTCTGAGAGCAAGTCCATCTCCTTTGCAGGCTGTGTGACccagctctttctctttgccctcttcATCGTGGCGGAGGGATTTCTCCTGGCAGCTATGGCCTATGACCGCTTCATTGCCATCTGCAACCCACTCCTCTACTCTGCCCAGATGTCAACACGTCTTTGCATTCAGTTGGTGGCTGGTTCTTATATCTGTGGATGCATCAGCTCGGTTCTTCAGACAAGCATGGTATTTACTCTGTCCTTTTGTGGCTCTCGGTCCATTGACCACTTTTACTGTGACACTCGCCCACTTGAGAGGATATCTTGTTCTGACTTCTTCATCTATAggatgatttcctttttcttatcgAGCATCATCATCTTGCCTACCatcatagttattattatttcttacttgTATATTGTGTCCACAGTTCTCAAGATACGCTCCTCTGAGGGACGTAAGAAAGCGTTCTCCACTTGCAGCTCACACCTGGGAGTCGTGAGTGTGCTGTACGGTGCTGTGTTTTTTATGTATCTCACTCCTGACAGATTTCCTGAGCTGAGTAAAGTGGCCTCGTTGTGTTACACCCTAGTCACTCCATGCTGA